From a region of the Salminus brasiliensis chromosome 4, fSalBra1.hap2, whole genome shotgun sequence genome:
- the LOC140554948 gene encoding calcium uniporter protein, mitochondrial-like: MASLRVLSRLAGLSRFRGSATLQLKVQPSKLQWRCPPVLCCSTAAPSNDILVQYRHGRPVLALPLPSRQEKCLFFMRPMLTTVSDLIQDIQKEDSGVSTASVLTTDGVRVASATPMDTLLNKDFQLCINEVVYSVRSTRKEPVSSEKLTNMEDVKNTVHLLRTALCLPEHHLMKERELLQKLDILKQELTPLEQLKAQLDLKAERSSSRVLWMGLALLSVQGGALAWLTWWVYSWDVMEPVTYFITYSTSIGIYAYYVLTKQDYVYPDAKDRQFLRFFYKGARRHQFSVSKYNRLKDELASVEEDLRRLRNPNQLKLPVEQIHHRVE, translated from the exons ATGGCTTCTTTGAGGGTGCTCAGCAGGCTGGCTGGACTGAGCCGCTTCAGGGGCAGCGCGACTCTGCAGCTGAAG GTTCAGCCCAGCAAGCTCCAATGGAGGTGTCCCCCTGTCCTCTGCTGTAGCACTGCAGCACCATCTAATG atattttagtgcagtacAGACATGGCCGCCCGGTGTTGGCGCTGCCTTTGCCGTCTAGGCAGGAGAAGTGCCTCTTCTTTATGCGGCCCATGCTCACAACCGTCAGTGACCTCATTCAGGACATCCAGAAAGAAGACTCAGGAGTTTCAACTGCTTCTGTACTCACCACAG ACGGTGTGAGAGTTGCCTCTGCTACACCCATGGACACTCTCCTCAATAAAGACTTCCAGTTATGCATCAATGAAGTCGTCTACAGTGTTCGCTCAACACGAAAAG AACCAGTTTCTAGTGAGAAGCTAACGAACATGGAAGACGTGAAGAACACTGTGCATCTGTTACGCACAGCACTATGCCTGCCTGAGCATCACCTGATGAAGGAAAGGGAGCTGCTGCAGAAACTGGACATTCTGAAACAAGAGCTCACACCTCTGGAGCAG TTAAAGGCCCAGCTGGACCTCAAAGCTGAGCGCAGTTCTTCGAGGGTTCTGTGGATGGGCCTGGCTCTGCTCTCTGTGCAGGGAGGGGCCTTGGCGTGGCTCACATGGTGGGTTTATTCCTGGGATGTCATGGAACCAGTCACCTACTTCATCACCTACTCCACCAGCATTGGGATCTATGCCTACTACGTTCTCACCAAACAG GACTACGTTTACCCAGATGCAAAAGACCGGCAGTTCCTGCGCTTCTTTTACAAGGGTGCCCGAAGACATCAGTTCAGTGTGTCAAAGTACAACAGGCTTAAGGACGAACTGGCTTCG GTAGAGGAAGATTTGAGACGTTTGCGGAACCCAAATCAACTCAAACTACCTGTGGAACAGATCCACCACAGGGTTGAATAA
- the LOC140554226 gene encoding caspase-6-like, whose translation MASKEESPYQPEEYKMDYKRRGMALIFNQESFYWKLLLRERRGTSADKANLTERFKELGFEVESYDDSEEKDMMDKIRQAAEADHSDADCFVCVFLSHGNEGQIYAHDKPVNIKEMIALFRGDKCKSLVGKPKIFIFQACRGEIEEDAVTGMAGDDDETSIEMEEEAAMIYTLPAGSDFLMCYSVTEGFAAFRHPTLGSIYIQDLCETLKHQGSSLEFTELLTLVNLKVSRRNLCDKKQMPCFTSMFTKKLYLRPKEE comes from the exons ATGGCAAGCAAAGAGGAATCGCCCt ACCAGCCTGAGGAGTACAAGATGGACTACAAGCGGCGTGGAATGGCCCTCATCTTCAACCAGGAAAGTTTTTACTGGAAATTACTCCTGAGAGAACGCCGTGGTACGTCTGCAGACAAGGCTAACCTCACTGAAAG ATTTAAAGAGCTAGGCTTTGAAGTGGAATCTTATGATGATTCAGAAGAGAAAGACATGATGGACAAGATCCGTCAAG CTGCAGAGGCTGACCACTCAGATGCCGactgctttgtgtgtgttttcttgagTCATGGAAATGAGGGTCAGATTTATGCCCATGACAAACCAGTTAATATTAAGGAAATGATTGCTCTCTTCAGAGGAGACAAATGCAAAAGCCTTGTAGGAAAGCCCAAGATCTTCATCTTTCAG GCATGTCGTGGGGAGATTGAGGAGGATGCTGTCACTGGCATGGCTGGAGATGACGATGAGACATCCATTGAGATGGAGGAGGAAGCTGCCATGATCTACACACTCCCAGCCGGGTCAGATTTCCTCATGTGCTACAGTGTGACAGAGG GATTTGCTGCCTTTCGCCACCCAACGCTTGGCTCGATCTACATTCAGGATCTATGTGAGACACTGAAACATCAAGGCTCGTCTCTTGAGTTCACCGAGCTGCTGACCCTCGTCAACCTGAAGGTGTCTAGACGTAACCTCTGTGACAAAAAACAGATGCCCTGCTTCACCTCCATGTTTACCAAGAAACTCTACCTCAGACCCAAAGAGGAGTAA